The following coding sequences lie in one Terriglobales bacterium genomic window:
- a CDS encoding RHS repeat-associated core domain-containing protein produces the protein MHRRQVGCVAFIILVLAAIIPSASAQVATGAPPFSSLGGGPFDAINLANLNVHFSIPVFSRAGRGMPFSYALQYDGSIWTPVQPPDSFGYWSPATNWGWGNAVQSVTGLLTYNHHGTVWGGWQYVDPSGTGHPFSAMTLYTPGGNPGTPNSGTVSAKDGSGYTLYASVNSSGLSATIYTPSGGTIVPPQQDPNTAGTYTVQDSNGNVITANVSSTQTGTQTVITDTLGTTALTIALVTTYNNGVWSQVANYTYAAPNGSPATVQIIYNQHDVRTNFGTSIFEGAINSAWLVSEIDMPDIASNPNDKYTFAYEPTPGDPAHVTGRIASVTLPTGGSISYSYSGGSGSQHGIYADGTTAAFTRTVNDGTNSNNWAYATDDAGHTTVVDPQNNETDLTFSGLYETQRHIYQGRASGGTQLLAMQRCYNNDSSCNATTAVTAPITAIDVYSNVGSITSRAYTSFNSYGLPTETDQYDFTSTTWGNPVKKTIVSYASLGNYIVDRPSNVIVKDGNNNILAQTNYVYDETGLGSLAGTPQHIAVSGSRGNVTTVSQLVQGTTYLSKTFSYLDSGNVLDATDVNGAVTHSFYDTNPAVSCGNSFPQAVGNIALALYTWTSWNCTGAVPSSTTDANSQVTSTTWNDPYFWRPAGVTDPLLNTMNIGYGGATITESNMIFNGGNSIVDSANTRDGLGRPHFSQRRQGATGTAFNTFDSVETDYDSDGRPYLTTVGYVGAGTQSYCSAHGLPSNCTPTGTSTTYDALGRPLLVTAADGLGIVKYTYTNNDVLIETKPAPTTPTVENTKQRQYEYDALGRLTSVCEVVTDTQHLAGSGACGQSNPQNGYLTKYTYDTVTINSVLYTRFTVTQNAQTGGTPQTRTYLSDLLGRMVQEANPETGTVSYTYDSDTTCGTSNGDLVKKVDQAGNVTCNAYDALHRLTSKTYPSGPNAANTPRKYFIYDAATYAGTPMANAKGRLATAVTCPNSGTCNWITWEFFSYSPRGELTDIYSTTPNAAGAYHLTQSYWEHGLPKQLSGLPGLPAVTYGGTTGLDGEGRVTQVTASTGISPVNNVSYNNTDPNTSSEPLGALLSVNLGTTTSGQYDSNSFTYYPNTGRLHTYQFSVNSQTDTGTLIWNANGSLQQLAINDSIPGAVDSQTCNYSHDDLGRIAGVDCGTAWNQTFAYDPFGNITKNGMLTFQPTYNTATNRITTAGFTYDNGGGANSNGNLTNDVYHTYTWDADGKMVSVTSGANTVNLTYDALGRMVEQQRGTSYQQIVYGPGGGKLALMNGQTLAKAFVPLPGGATAVYNASGLQYYRHSDWLGSSRLASTPSRTLYYSGAYAPFGESYKEAGTTDHSFTGQNEDTAPGLEDFMYREYSFPQQGRWISPDPAGMGAVSLTDPQSWNRYAYVSNSPLTSIDPLGLRGCPGPGAFTCSAAEANGSEFGGGFGGFDLLSMYGGGPECRMDGASMPCGVVMAFLRGGGDAVAMCPGGDCSRVRTGSNGQFQYYIPGLRTPVINNPFYDPKKNPNPLMVPEVMGAMTGGWVNLDISNVSFFVNGQQVGTTTIVQIARPVDSQDVRIRQLAHAVVTPSQWDTTFDTQLACSFAVFGAGSIGAGLGEAPLAAGEVTTLAGTTALEEVEIPVAFNKWAARAGGAFSVATFLGYCQ, from the coding sequence ATGCACAGACGCCAGGTTGGTTGTGTAGCCTTCATCATTCTAGTTTTGGCCGCGATAATTCCCAGCGCCTCGGCGCAGGTGGCGACGGGAGCACCGCCCTTCAGCAGCCTAGGGGGCGGGCCGTTTGACGCGATTAATCTGGCCAATCTGAACGTGCATTTTTCTATTCCGGTATTTTCGCGGGCAGGGAGAGGAATGCCATTTTCCTATGCTTTGCAATACGACGGCTCAATTTGGACTCCAGTGCAACCTCCGGACAGTTTCGGATATTGGTCACCAGCCACTAACTGGGGATGGGGTAACGCGGTCCAATCTGTCACGGGACTTCTAACCTACAACCATCATGGCACAGTCTGGGGCGGCTGGCAGTATGTTGATCCCTCAGGAACTGGGCACCCGTTCTCTGCTATGACACTCTATACTCCGGGGGGCAATCCTGGGACTCCTAACAGTGGAACGGTAAGCGCTAAAGATGGTTCCGGGTATACCCTATATGCCTCGGTCAATAGCAGCGGCCTCAGCGCTACAATCTACACCCCTAGCGGTGGGACGATTGTTCCACCGCAGCAAGATCCGAACACGGCAGGAACTTATACGGTCCAGGACTCAAATGGAAATGTGATCACGGCGAATGTCTCCAGCACTCAGACCGGCACTCAGACCGTAATTACCGATACCTTGGGGACGACGGCTTTGACCATCGCTCTGGTTACCACCTACAACAACGGCGTATGGTCCCAAGTGGCCAACTATACCTATGCGGCGCCTAATGGCAGCCCTGCTACAGTCCAAATTATTTATAACCAGCATGACGTCCGGACCAATTTTGGCACCAGTATATTCGAAGGAGCCATTAACTCGGCCTGGCTGGTGAGCGAGATTGACATGCCGGATATCGCCAGCAACCCAAACGACAAATATACTTTCGCCTACGAGCCAACGCCGGGAGATCCCGCTCATGTAACCGGGCGCATTGCGTCGGTCACACTGCCGACAGGGGGCAGCATTAGCTACAGTTATTCGGGCGGGTCTGGTTCGCAGCATGGAATCTATGCAGATGGCACAACCGCAGCTTTTACGCGCACGGTCAATGATGGCACCAACAGCAATAACTGGGCGTACGCGACGGACGACGCCGGTCACACCACTGTGGTAGACCCACAAAACAACGAAACTGATTTGACCTTCTCAGGCCTCTATGAGACGCAGCGCCATATCTATCAGGGACGAGCCAGCGGGGGCACACAGTTATTAGCAATGCAGCGGTGTTACAACAATGACTCGAGTTGCAACGCGACTACTGCGGTGACCGCGCCGATTACAGCGATAGATGTATACAGCAATGTTGGTTCCATAACCTCGCGGGCTTACACGAGTTTTAACAGCTATGGACTGCCTACGGAAACCGACCAATACGACTTTACCAGCACAACCTGGGGCAACCCCGTGAAGAAGACAATTGTTAGCTATGCAAGTCTAGGCAACTACATTGTGGACCGGCCTTCCAATGTGATCGTGAAGGACGGCAATAACAATATCCTGGCGCAAACGAATTATGTCTACGACGAAACCGGTCTGGGGTCGCTCGCAGGTACGCCGCAGCATATAGCAGTGAGCGGCTCCCGCGGCAATGTGACCACCGTCAGCCAATTGGTGCAAGGAACAACCTATCTGAGCAAGACCTTCAGCTATCTTGATTCCGGGAACGTGCTTGATGCCACCGACGTCAATGGCGCGGTGACGCATTCTTTCTATGACACCAATCCGGCTGTCTCCTGTGGCAACAGCTTTCCCCAGGCCGTGGGCAATATCGCCTTGGCTCTCTATACTTGGACGAGTTGGAATTGCACCGGAGCGGTGCCAAGCTCAACCACTGATGCCAACAGTCAAGTGACAAGTACTACTTGGAACGATCCATATTTCTGGCGGCCCGCTGGCGTCACCGACCCGTTGCTTAACACAATGAATATTGGTTATGGCGGCGCAACCATTACTGAAAGCAACATGATCTTTAACGGTGGCAATTCCATTGTTGATTCGGCCAACACGCGCGATGGATTAGGACGGCCCCACTTTAGCCAACGCAGGCAGGGGGCGACGGGAACGGCCTTCAATACCTTTGACTCGGTTGAAACCGACTACGACAGCGATGGGCGTCCGTATCTGACTACCGTAGGGTATGTGGGCGCCGGTACCCAAAGCTACTGTTCCGCCCACGGACTGCCCAGCAACTGCACTCCGACGGGAACCAGCACCACCTATGATGCCCTGGGCCGGCCCTTGTTGGTGACCGCCGCCGATGGCCTCGGCATCGTGAAATATACCTACACGAACAATGATGTGTTGATTGAGACCAAACCAGCCCCCACAACCCCCACGGTAGAGAATACCAAGCAACGGCAATATGAATATGACGCGCTCGGCAGGCTGACCTCGGTGTGTGAAGTTGTCACAGATACACAACATCTGGCCGGCAGCGGTGCCTGCGGCCAATCCAATCCACAGAATGGCTATTTGACCAAGTACACCTACGATACGGTCACGATCAACTCTGTACTCTACACTCGTTTCACGGTTACGCAGAATGCCCAAACCGGGGGCACGCCGCAGACGCGGACGTATCTTTCCGATCTGCTGGGACGGATGGTTCAGGAGGCAAATCCCGAGACCGGAACTGTGAGTTACACCTACGACTCCGATACCACTTGTGGAACCTCCAATGGCGACCTGGTGAAGAAGGTGGATCAGGCCGGCAACGTGACCTGCAATGCCTACGACGCCCTGCACCGGTTGACGTCGAAGACTTATCCTTCAGGCCCGAATGCCGCCAATACGCCGCGCAAATATTTCATCTACGATGCGGCCACGTACGCGGGAACCCCAATGGCCAATGCCAAAGGGCGCCTGGCAACGGCCGTAACCTGCCCGAACAGCGGCACATGCAACTGGATTACATGGGAGTTTTTCAGCTATTCTCCGCGTGGAGAGCTGACGGACATTTATTCCACCACGCCCAACGCGGCGGGCGCATATCACCTCACGCAGAGTTACTGGGAGCACGGACTGCCCAAGCAGCTCAGCGGCTTGCCGGGATTGCCCGCCGTTACCTACGGCGGCACGACCGGGCTGGATGGTGAAGGCCGAGTTACGCAAGTCACAGCCAGCACGGGAATATCTCCGGTGAACAACGTGAGTTACAACAATACCGACCCCAACACTTCGAGTGAACCGCTGGGAGCGTTGCTCTCGGTGAATTTGGGTACGACGACCAGCGGACAGTACGACTCGAACTCGTTTACTTATTATCCGAACACCGGGCGGTTGCATACCTATCAATTCAGTGTGAATAGCCAGACCGATACGGGAACGCTGATCTGGAATGCCAACGGTAGTCTCCAGCAACTCGCGATTAACGACAGCATCCCTGGGGCTGTAGACAGCCAGACCTGCAACTATAGTCATGACGACCTGGGCCGTATTGCCGGTGTGGACTGCGGCACTGCGTGGAACCAGACGTTCGCCTACGATCCCTTCGGCAATATCACCAAGAATGGCATGTTGACCTTTCAGCCTACCTACAATACGGCCACAAACCGGATTACAACTGCCGGCTTTACTTATGACAATGGGGGTGGAGCGAACAGCAATGGAAACCTGACCAATGACGTTTATCACACCTATACGTGGGATGCTGACGGGAAGATGGTTTCGGTGACCAGCGGAGCGAACACGGTGAACCTGACCTATGACGCGCTGGGCAGAATGGTAGAGCAGCAGCGCGGAACAAGTTATCAGCAAATTGTATACGGGCCGGGCGGCGGCAAGCTTGCCTTGATGAACGGGCAAACACTGGCCAAAGCTTTTGTTCCGCTACCGGGCGGGGCCACCGCTGTATATAACGCCTCGGGATTGCAATACTACCGGCACTCGGATTGGCTAGGGAGTTCACGCTTGGCTTCAACCCCTTCTCGCACTCTGTACTACTCGGGCGCCTATGCGCCGTTTGGTGAATCCTACAAAGAGGCCGGAACGACGGATCACTCGTTTACCGGGCAGAATGAAGACACGGCTCCCGGGCTGGAAGACTTCATGTACCGGGAGTACAGTTTCCCGCAGCAGGGCCGCTGGATCTCGCCCGATCCGGCAGGAATGGGGGCGGTAAGCCTGACAGATCCACAAAGCTGGAACCGCTATGCTTACGTGTCGAACAGTCCGCTTACGTCTATTGATCCGCTGGGATTGCGGGGGTGTCCTGGTCCGGGTGCTTTCACATGCTCCGCAGCCGAGGCGAACGGCTCAGAGTTCGGCGGAGGATTTGGAGGATTCGACCTATTGTCCATGTACGGAGGAGGACCTGAATGCAGAATGGATGGCGCGTCGATGCCGTGTGGAGTGGTAATGGCGTTCTTGCGGGGGGGTGGCGACGCTGTTGCAATGTGTCCAGGTGGTGATTGCAGTAGGGTACGCACTGGATCTAATGGGCAGTTTCAATACTACATACCGGGTTTGAGAACTCCGGTAATCAATAATCCATTTTATGATCCTAAGAAGAACCCTAATCCACTCATGGTTCCAGAAGTCATGGGAGCAATGACTGGAGGCTGGGTAAATCTGGATATTTCTAACGTATCTTTCTTTGTAAATGGGCAACAAGTTGGGACTACTACAATAGTTCAAATAGCAAGGCCTGTGGATTCCCAGGATGTTCGCATTCGTCAATTGGCGCACGCGGTTGTTACCCCATCGCAATGGGATACAACGTTCGATACCCAATTGGCTTGCAGCTTTGCAGTTTTTGGAGCTGGGTCAATCGGCGCGGGCCTTGGTGAGGCGCCTTTAGCCGCTGGTGAAGTTACGACACTCGCTGGTACAACTGCGCTCGAAGAAGTTGAAATTCCTGTTGCATTCAACAAATGGGCTGCTCGTGCCGGCGGGGCGTTTTCAGTGGCGACGTTTCTTGGGTACTGTCAATGA